The proteins below are encoded in one region of Pseudomonas putida S13.1.2:
- a CDS encoding AAA family ATPase has product MSGIAIFESPRWLRDLLRFLPLKSQFVLSGNIRDLQASEVAPGTVTAQSFNQTLCNALLDAGYTQVIAWDPVSGFRAIDKPGSAPEAGQTLLQELGLTPVNGAAPAGIDLLGATLPRLVGRAGEPIALIIDFASRLVVRNDSLSAAEHQLFTQALVQSHQARSRPATQLRKPFFNTLLWLVEKEGDLPDWLLVDNPRLRHIPVSKPDQLARRALAPALLRGLSGSQGASEVVMHQAVEALVQNTEGLLLLDLSAIAQLARVEGVAMEQIADAVRRYKIGVTEDPWLKIDRQRIRHADALVHQRVKGQEHAVTHMLDIVKRAMTGVGASRKGNRPRGVAFLAGPTGVGKTELAKTITSLLFGDESAYIRFDMSEFSAEHADQRLIGAPPGYVGYDVGGELTNAIREKPFSVVLFDEIEKAHPRILDKFLQILDDGVLTSGRGDRVYFSEALIVFTSNLGIYRQGDNGERVANVLPGEAFEQVQEKVHGEIDRYFKLVLNRPEILNRIGENIIVFDFIREGVAVQIFEQMVNATFDDLQGQNLFIELAPQARQTLHNLCLQDLSNGGRGIRNQLEARLLNPLSRALFDQDAQSGEHFTITELDITGLKMERR; this is encoded by the coding sequence ATGTCAGGGATTGCCATATTTGAAAGCCCACGTTGGCTACGAGATCTTCTCCGCTTCTTGCCGCTGAAGAGCCAATTCGTCCTATCAGGCAACATTCGCGACCTGCAGGCGAGTGAAGTGGCGCCCGGCACAGTGACTGCGCAGAGCTTCAACCAAACCCTCTGTAATGCCCTGCTCGATGCCGGCTACACCCAGGTCATCGCCTGGGATCCCGTGTCCGGTTTCCGGGCAATCGACAAACCCGGTTCCGCCCCGGAAGCTGGCCAGACGTTGCTTCAGGAACTTGGCCTGACTCCGGTAAATGGCGCAGCCCCCGCAGGTATCGATTTGCTGGGCGCCACCTTGCCACGGCTGGTGGGCCGTGCTGGCGAACCTATCGCGCTGATCATCGATTTCGCCTCACGCCTGGTGGTTCGCAACGACTCCCTCAGCGCGGCGGAACATCAGCTCTTCACCCAGGCCCTGGTGCAATCCCATCAGGCTCGCAGCCGTCCGGCCACACAGTTGCGTAAACCGTTCTTCAATACCCTGCTATGGCTGGTGGAAAAAGAAGGTGATTTGCCCGACTGGTTGCTGGTCGACAACCCGCGCCTGCGCCATATTCCCGTGTCCAAACCCGATCAATTGGCCCGCCGTGCATTGGCACCGGCCTTGCTCAGGGGGCTCAGTGGCAGCCAGGGCGCCAGCGAAGTGGTCATGCATCAGGCTGTGGAAGCCTTAGTTCAGAACACCGAGGGGTTGCTACTGCTCGATCTCAGTGCCATTGCGCAACTGGCGCGGGTCGAGGGTGTAGCCATGGAGCAGATTGCCGACGCGGTGCGCCGCTATAAGATCGGTGTCACCGAGGACCCGTGGCTCAAGATCGACCGTCAGCGTATCCGGCATGCGGATGCGCTGGTCCACCAACGAGTCAAAGGCCAGGAGCATGCGGTGACGCACATGCTCGACATCGTCAAGCGTGCGATGACAGGCGTCGGCGCCAGTCGAAAGGGCAACCGTCCACGGGGCGTAGCCTTTCTCGCGGGGCCGACCGGCGTGGGCAAGACCGAACTCGCCAAAACGATTACCAGCCTGCTGTTCGGCGACGAAAGTGCATATATCCGCTTCGACATGTCGGAATTCAGCGCCGAACATGCCGATCAACGCCTTATCGGCGCACCGCCCGGCTACGTCGGCTATGACGTCGGCGGTGAACTGACCAATGCTATCCGCGAGAAGCCGTTCAGCGTGGTGTTATTCGATGAAATCGAAAAAGCTCACCCAAGGATTCTCGACAAGTTCCTGCAGATCCTCGACGACGGCGTGCTGACTTCAGGCCGCGGTGATCGGGTGTACTTTTCGGAGGCCCTGATCGTGTTTACTTCCAACCTGGGGATCTATCGCCAGGGTGACAATGGCGAACGCGTTGCCAACGTTCTGCCGGGCGAAGCCTTCGAGCAAGTCCAGGAGAAGGTGCACGGCGAAATCGACCGATATTTCAAGCTGGTGCTCAACCGGCCGGAAATCCTCAATCGAATCGGCGAGAACATCATCGTCTTCGACTTCATTCGCGAAGGCGTTGCGGTGCAGATCTTCGAACAGATGGTCAACGCCACCTTCGACGACCTGCAGGGCCAGAACCTGTTTATCGAATTGGCCCCCCAGGCACGCCAGACACTGCACAACCTCTGTCTGCAGGACCTGTCCAACGGTGGCCGGGGCATCCGCAACCAGTTAGAGGCACGCCTGCTCAATCCCCTGTCGCGGGCACTGTTCGATCAGGACGCGCAATCGGGCGAGCACTTCACGATCACCGAACTGGACATCACCGGACTGAAGATGGAACGTCGCTGA
- a CDS encoding type II toxin-antitoxin system HipA family toxin encodes MPEQVNVFYEGWGERWQWGTLVSTTALTGRPLIVFEYSNEARQRGLELSSYTMPLEGANLRRDFPDHQLYLPGPVYDALPDGWGMSLMDRMFRRRGLITARIGSLERLAYIGSNAMGAMTFEPVAPEGHESEVHIPLEQLAAEVQEVLHGDGGEFLQTLLLVGGSPQGARPKALVYRDPETGRFTTAVTAGFEAWMVKFPAKEEHAEVCAVEMVYAECLRRCGIETPDTQYFSLPDGLAAFASKRFDRRNGLRVPMQSLAAFTGANYRSPGVLDYVNFLRATQMCTNDVREMAVAFERAVFNVAFNNRDDHPKNFAYIMSQDGQWRLSPAYDVTFCEGPSGYHQMDVMGEALSISRTQMLRLAEEAEVTPDVAGRMIDGICDVASQFASIAENLYPQAITRDTLRTIQGRIDQNIARLHPGHAGSGRR; translated from the coding sequence ATGCCTGAGCAGGTGAACGTCTTCTACGAGGGATGGGGTGAGCGATGGCAATGGGGCACGCTGGTCTCCACGACTGCCCTGACCGGTCGCCCGCTGATCGTGTTCGAGTACAGCAATGAAGCCAGGCAAAGGGGCTTGGAACTGTCCTCCTACACGATGCCGTTGGAGGGGGCTAATTTGCGCCGAGATTTTCCAGACCACCAACTGTACTTGCCAGGGCCTGTTTACGACGCCTTGCCGGATGGGTGGGGTATGTCGCTGATGGACCGTATGTTCAGGCGCCGCGGGCTCATCACGGCACGCATCGGCTCACTGGAAAGGCTGGCCTACATCGGTAGCAATGCAATGGGGGCCATGACGTTTGAGCCCGTGGCACCCGAAGGGCACGAATCTGAAGTCCACATCCCGCTGGAGCAGCTTGCCGCCGAGGTGCAGGAAGTGCTCCATGGAGACGGTGGCGAGTTCCTGCAGACGTTGCTGCTGGTGGGCGGCTCGCCTCAAGGTGCCAGGCCTAAGGCCCTCGTTTATCGCGATCCCGAAACTGGGCGGTTTACCACTGCCGTTACAGCGGGCTTTGAAGCCTGGATGGTTAAATTCCCGGCAAAAGAAGAACATGCCGAGGTGTGCGCGGTCGAAATGGTCTACGCAGAATGCCTGCGCAGGTGCGGTATCGAAACCCCTGACACGCAGTATTTCAGCCTGCCTGATGGGTTGGCGGCGTTTGCCAGTAAGCGATTTGACCGTCGCAATGGCCTGCGCGTACCCATGCAAAGCCTCGCGGCCTTCACGGGGGCAAATTATCGTTCTCCAGGGGTATTGGACTATGTCAATTTCTTGCGGGCAACACAGATGTGTACCAATGACGTGCGAGAAATGGCTGTAGCCTTCGAGCGCGCCGTCTTCAATGTTGCGTTCAACAACAGAGACGATCATCCCAAGAACTTTGCCTACATCATGTCGCAAGACGGTCAGTGGCGACTATCGCCGGCTTACGACGTGACCTTCTGCGAGGGGCCAAGTGGATATCACCAGATGGATGTGATGGGGGAAGCCCTGTCGATTTCCCGCACCCAAATGCTTCGGCTTGCCGAGGAAGCCGAGGTGACCCCGGACGTTGCAGGCAGAATGATTGACGGCATTTGTGATGTGGCGAGCCAGTTTGCAAGCATCGCCGAGAACCTATACCCACAGGCTATTACTCGAGACACCTTGCGCACGATCCAAGGCCGCATCGATCAGAACATAGCTCGGTTACACCCTGGTCATGCGGGCAGCGGTCGCCGTTAA
- a CDS encoding 4Fe-4S single cluster domain-containing protein yields MDLSLSRMHFPVTTLGPGRRIGIWFQGCSIRCPGCISADTWGPGHRRLSLEQLLEQITPWLQEAEGITLSGGEPFDQFDALRSLLEGLRRLSKLDILVYSGYSLEQLDEPLLQTNGLIDALISDPYIEALSQTMALRGSDNQRLSLLTPLGRARLGDYERLLEPTDKALDLMFDESGSVWMAGIPRRDDLLRLRDLLHEQGHHLQISAHASRRR; encoded by the coding sequence ATGGACCTTAGTCTGTCACGCATGCATTTTCCGGTCACTACCCTCGGCCCGGGGCGGCGTATCGGTATCTGGTTTCAAGGCTGTAGCATCCGCTGTCCAGGCTGCATCTCTGCTGATACTTGGGGCCCCGGGCACCGACGCTTGTCGCTGGAACAACTGCTTGAACAGATAACCCCCTGGCTGCAAGAGGCCGAAGGAATCACCCTTTCAGGAGGGGAACCGTTCGACCAGTTCGACGCCCTGCGATCACTGCTCGAGGGCCTGCGTCGGCTCAGCAAGCTCGACATCCTGGTTTACAGTGGCTACTCCCTAGAGCAACTCGATGAGCCGCTGCTCCAGACCAACGGCTTGATAGATGCCTTGATCAGCGACCCCTATATCGAAGCACTCAGTCAGACCATGGCTTTGCGCGGCAGTGACAATCAACGCCTGAGCCTGCTCACACCACTGGGTCGGGCACGCCTGGGTGATTACGAACGCCTGCTCGAACCCACCGACAAGGCGCTCGACCTGATGTTTGACGAAAGTGGCAGCGTCTGGATGGCCGGCATACCACGACGTGACGACCTATTGCGCTTACGCGATCTGCTGCATGAACAAGGCCATCATTTACAGATCAGCGCACACGCGTCGCGACGCCGCTGA
- a CDS encoding AAA domain-containing protein produces the protein MIRFCPNCKTERALEEMFCEGLIQERPCGWDLAGEPIHPAGWRPLAAATEETLSPVSTTQGNAPDLLCENGHPMVDGDLMCLECGSSLAQATSYHARPDRCEPEGIPQTLIDGWRLIRQISSTDGVRERYLAEHEEAAQQAVLTLYRPGAEPDPAIYDVIRRLPREHVPEIIATGRWDNRAYEVIEELTGGTLADLGSVIRDSDSVRHVVNELGLALHAFNEAGLRHRDLRPASLLVRSREPLDLVISGFGSARLSEFDLDIVSPLETSRYMAPEAIAGGVAAASDWWSLGMILLEQLTQGACFDGINANAFLIHVLANGVPIPDDLEPRLNLLLRGLLARDRHQRWQWPQVEAWLNGITVEAPASSVQQTDDGEGATLMLGERRFHKPGVFALAAAQADNWQQALDHLLRGVIVTWAEQVGLAPSLVAGLRQVVQHEGIEDDFRLMLALRILNPEIPLIYRGDIVTPGWLLEHPLEGYRLISGSVPDLLEQLQTDNWMSRLKSRAENVRQRALHQHIELVEEQLRICLLSTSRAKLSTQWQERQRLFPDTDHPGLTSLSERRVIAEEDLIVLLSAAISQFRSAASIVEAAAELARAADVGWFESEAASQLLLHSRRELYRTVDERIQGFARCGVSVVDEWAEQFRLERRMPLAQALVLLAIPSSHWLEPQKQQYVSQILDFFEKKVVTAVMRGPLVRMSIGKTTARIDINELNSERSPAAALLDHLLQRNARAVNLDPESFQLNGQLESRLHALYRQSALYKRDTGIDGLYLGFPFLLNRDPRGTTRTRVIPLLLWPVKLLLELGSRGHAALAFDSEREEVRLNPALESVLGAETCKRWRKTADELLGRSSIRATDVMDAFGMLASIRSRVLDNLPASTVEIAPYQDQLDCAAVLFHVTFMGQAIGEDLRQLKTLSSAGTGLETALRLKTADETAHEAPPGELQRYFTVASDPSQEAAVIQARQSPGLLVEGPPGTGKSQTIVNMVADAIGRQRSLLIVCQKHAALEVVYKRLVAEGLGQRIVMVNDVNRDREPVIRGIREQLESLFTNGNQAQGWQRQRQQVAARIEALEGELDRFHQSLHRLDENTGLSYRTLLGELIELESGPAPLEFPALRQRLASLDLASLTHLEESCAPLIRLWLPARYEGSPLAQLQSFAADRATLQAFTENLQSFTQAEHSRQATLQAHPASFEIDDPAPYRNWIAAHVAALLDLKQEQRLRLARWLPLFRSREASQPPRGESILGELQQLDEQLGQLDQEHYAPALSPALCLLENKALRHLDQDCTKVMAARSWLANLNPLHLLRRKRLRNFLQGQGESRVIEALPTLQLAIRLESQWRPLRSELSTLHQALELEAVGQQACLELISFVKSDIRHLLEIQALAMALAQSPRARQADEAALAGDKHHLEALLSDLDASLMRHGARQSSLEQLKVLGDWLDDELVQQLQHAIVHNLSNQLSLDRLHEALPFLAAYQTFRGRAAQLTAADLQLLALLRQRQGELDNIAPEHLEAAVRRLLNREARLGWKHRFEQANPELLFSQDEARAKVASLAQADTQMRLLNRELLAKAINLDHLGNRKQWEDVTRLTGKRSRRLREFIELGSHLGLMSLRPVWLMNPDVASRVLPLKAGLFDTVIYDEASQMPVEFALPTLFRGQVTVVSGDEKQMPPTAFFSSRIESDEAEVFDGDEPDEDANEEQREAFEDTWNRREIKDCPDLLQLARNVLPSTTLQIHYRSAYRELIGFSNASFYGNRLNVPVRHPQASIQRIKPLELIQVGGLYQNQSNTQEAERVVEYLNQLWQTPYDQRPSVGVVTFNRKQADLIEEHLEQRAEQDELFRAAYAQERERSEDGEDMSVFVKNVENVQGDERDIIVFSSTFGRNSQGTFRRSFGVLGQTGGERRLNVAVTRARRKVVMITSMPIADISDMLNTHRAPNSPRDYLQGYLEYARALSSGEFSNSSKLLERLQTDRSSQQRDQGQQRDGFVRLVGEYIHSLGWQAAPASEGDAFGLDFAIENPGTGLYAIGIECDAPCHNLLERARAREIWRPSVLHRAIPHIHRVSSQAWYHSGDSERLRLREAIEHAMQVEQPLQPSPMSVDTEICQ, from the coding sequence ATGATACGTTTCTGCCCCAACTGCAAAACCGAACGCGCCCTCGAGGAAATGTTCTGCGAAGGGCTCATTCAGGAACGCCCCTGCGGCTGGGACCTCGCTGGCGAACCCATTCATCCCGCCGGCTGGCGGCCGCTAGCAGCCGCCACTGAGGAAACCCTCTCGCCGGTCAGTACGACTCAGGGGAATGCGCCTGACCTGCTCTGCGAAAATGGGCACCCGATGGTCGATGGCGACCTGATGTGCCTTGAATGTGGCAGCTCACTTGCGCAAGCAACGTCCTACCACGCTCGGCCAGACCGCTGCGAACCAGAGGGTATCCCCCAAACCCTGATCGATGGTTGGCGCCTGATCCGCCAGATCAGCAGCACCGACGGTGTGCGAGAACGATACCTCGCCGAGCACGAGGAAGCCGCGCAACAGGCGGTCCTGACCCTGTATCGACCCGGCGCCGAACCGGACCCAGCGATCTATGATGTGATCCGCCGACTGCCACGCGAGCACGTACCCGAAATCATTGCCACCGGCCGCTGGGATAACCGTGCCTACGAGGTCATTGAAGAACTCACCGGCGGGACCCTGGCAGACCTTGGCAGCGTGATCCGCGACAGCGACAGCGTGCGCCATGTGGTCAATGAACTGGGTTTGGCGCTGCATGCTTTCAACGAGGCTGGCTTGCGCCATCGTGACCTGCGCCCAGCCAGCCTGCTGGTACGTTCCCGCGAACCGCTGGATCTGGTCATCAGCGGCTTCGGCTCGGCACGCCTATCCGAGTTCGACCTGGACATCGTGTCGCCACTGGAAACCAGCCGCTACATGGCACCCGAAGCCATCGCAGGCGGGGTTGCGGCTGCCTCGGACTGGTGGAGCCTGGGCATGATCCTGCTCGAGCAACTGACTCAGGGCGCCTGCTTCGACGGCATCAATGCCAATGCATTTCTTATTCACGTGCTGGCCAACGGAGTACCGATCCCCGACGACCTCGAGCCGCGTCTGAACCTTCTCCTGCGAGGTCTGCTGGCACGCGACCGTCATCAGCGCTGGCAATGGCCGCAGGTCGAAGCCTGGCTCAACGGTATTACGGTCGAGGCTCCTGCATCTTCCGTCCAGCAAACGGACGACGGTGAAGGCGCCACCCTGATGCTGGGCGAGCGCCGCTTCCACAAGCCCGGCGTATTCGCCCTGGCGGCGGCCCAGGCGGATAACTGGCAACAGGCCCTGGACCATTTGCTGCGTGGTGTGATCGTGACGTGGGCCGAGCAGGTCGGGCTCGCCCCTTCCCTGGTCGCTGGCTTGCGCCAGGTCGTTCAGCACGAAGGGATTGAGGACGACTTCCGGCTAATGCTGGCACTGAGAATCCTCAATCCGGAAATCCCATTGATTTATCGTGGCGACATCGTCACACCAGGATGGCTACTGGAGCACCCACTGGAAGGCTATCGCCTGATCAGCGGGTCGGTCCCGGACCTGCTTGAACAATTGCAGACCGACAATTGGATGTCGCGTCTCAAGTCCCGCGCCGAAAACGTACGCCAGCGTGCCCTGCACCAACACATCGAGTTGGTCGAAGAGCAACTGCGGATATGCTTGCTATCGACCTCACGAGCCAAGCTGTCCACGCAATGGCAAGAGCGCCAACGCCTGTTTCCAGACACCGACCATCCGGGACTGACCTCACTGTCGGAGCGCCGGGTGATCGCCGAAGAAGATCTGATCGTGCTGCTCAGCGCAGCGATCAGTCAGTTCCGTTCGGCGGCCTCGATTGTAGAGGCTGCCGCCGAGCTGGCCAGGGCTGCCGATGTCGGTTGGTTCGAATCCGAAGCGGCGTCCCAACTGCTGTTGCATTCGCGACGCGAGCTGTACCGCACTGTCGATGAGCGCATCCAAGGCTTTGCCCGTTGTGGCGTGTCGGTAGTGGACGAGTGGGCCGAGCAGTTCCGCCTGGAGCGACGTATGCCGTTGGCCCAGGCGCTGGTGTTGCTGGCAATTCCGTCCAGTCATTGGCTGGAACCACAGAAACAGCAGTACGTCTCACAGATTCTCGACTTCTTCGAGAAGAAGGTGGTGACCGCAGTGATGCGCGGGCCACTGGTACGTATGAGCATTGGCAAGACCACCGCACGGATCGACATCAATGAACTGAACAGCGAGCGCAGTCCGGCCGCGGCGTTGCTCGATCACCTGCTGCAACGTAATGCTCGGGCAGTGAACCTTGACCCAGAGAGTTTTCAGCTCAACGGCCAACTGGAATCGCGCCTGCATGCGCTGTACCGGCAAAGCGCGCTGTACAAACGCGACACCGGCATCGACGGCCTGTACCTGGGCTTCCCCTTCCTGCTCAATCGCGACCCTCGCGGCACCACGCGCACGCGGGTCATCCCGCTCCTGCTGTGGCCAGTGAAACTACTGCTGGAGCTGGGCTCCCGTGGTCACGCCGCCTTGGCGTTCGACAGTGAGCGCGAGGAAGTGCGGCTTAACCCCGCGCTGGAAAGCGTGCTAGGCGCGGAAACCTGCAAACGCTGGCGCAAGACCGCCGATGAACTGCTGGGACGCTCGTCAATTCGCGCGACAGATGTGATGGACGCCTTCGGCATGCTTGCCTCCATTCGCTCACGCGTCCTTGACAACCTACCCGCCAGTACCGTGGAAATCGCGCCCTACCAGGACCAGCTGGATTGCGCGGCAGTGTTGTTTCACGTGACCTTCATGGGGCAAGCCATTGGTGAAGACCTACGCCAACTGAAAACCCTGTCGTCCGCCGGTACCGGCCTTGAAACGGCGTTGCGCCTCAAGACCGCCGACGAAACCGCGCATGAGGCACCGCCAGGCGAGCTGCAACGTTACTTTACCGTGGCCAGCGACCCCTCCCAGGAAGCGGCCGTGATCCAGGCCCGACAAAGCCCGGGGCTGCTGGTCGAGGGGCCGCCCGGAACCGGCAAGAGCCAGACCATCGTCAACATGGTCGCCGACGCCATCGGCCGCCAGCGCAGCTTGCTCATCGTCTGTCAGAAGCATGCGGCGCTGGAGGTGGTGTACAAACGCCTGGTTGCCGAAGGCCTCGGCCAACGCATCGTCATGGTCAATGACGTGAACCGAGACCGCGAGCCCGTCATACGCGGTATCCGCGAACAACTGGAAAGCCTGTTCACGAACGGCAACCAGGCGCAGGGCTGGCAGCGCCAGCGTCAACAGGTCGCGGCCCGCATCGAGGCCCTGGAGGGTGAACTCGACCGCTTCCACCAAAGCCTGCATCGCCTGGATGAAAATACCGGCCTCAGTTATCGCACGCTGCTCGGCGAGTTGATTGAATTGGAATCCGGCCCAGCCCCGCTCGAGTTTCCAGCACTGCGCCAACGCCTGGCATCCCTGGACCTCGCTAGCCTGACCCACTTGGAGGAAAGCTGCGCTCCTCTGATTCGCCTATGGTTGCCCGCACGCTACGAAGGCAGTCCATTGGCGCAGTTGCAGTCGTTCGCCGCCGACCGCGCGACTTTGCAGGCCTTCACCGAGAATCTACAGAGTTTCACCCAAGCCGAACACAGCCGTCAGGCCACGCTGCAAGCACACCCTGCCAGCTTTGAAATCGACGACCCGGCGCCGTACCGTAACTGGATAGCGGCCCATGTCGCAGCCCTGCTCGACCTGAAGCAAGAGCAACGTCTGCGCCTTGCCCGATGGCTACCGCTGTTCCGCAGCCGTGAAGCGAGCCAACCCCCACGGGGCGAGTCGATTCTCGGCGAACTGCAGCAACTGGATGAGCAACTCGGCCAACTGGATCAGGAACACTACGCCCCCGCCTTATCACCGGCCCTCTGCCTGCTCGAAAACAAGGCCCTCAGGCATCTGGATCAAGACTGCACCAAGGTCATGGCAGCCCGCTCCTGGTTGGCGAACCTCAACCCGCTGCATCTGCTGCGGCGCAAGCGGCTGCGCAACTTCCTCCAGGGCCAGGGGGAAAGCCGTGTTATTGAAGCACTACCAACCCTACAGCTAGCCATCCGCCTTGAAAGCCAGTGGCGACCCTTGCGCAGCGAGCTGAGTACCCTGCACCAGGCGTTGGAACTGGAAGCTGTGGGTCAGCAAGCCTGCCTGGAATTGATCAGCTTCGTGAAGAGCGATATCCGCCACCTGCTGGAAATCCAGGCACTTGCCATGGCGTTGGCGCAATCCCCTCGCGCCCGGCAGGCCGACGAGGCCGCCCTCGCTGGCGACAAACACCATCTCGAGGCGCTGCTCAGCGATCTCGACGCTTCGCTGATGCGTCATGGCGCTCGCCAATCCAGCCTCGAACAACTCAAGGTACTCGGCGACTGGCTGGACGACGAGCTGGTGCAACAACTGCAGCACGCCATTGTGCACAATCTGAGCAATCAACTGTCTCTGGATCGGCTGCATGAAGCTCTGCCTTTCCTGGCCGCCTACCAGACCTTCCGCGGGCGCGCCGCTCAGTTGACAGCCGCCGACCTCCAACTGCTCGCATTGCTGCGCCAACGCCAGGGAGAGTTGGACAACATTGCGCCCGAGCACCTTGAAGCCGCGGTGCGGCGCCTGCTTAACCGCGAAGCTCGACTGGGCTGGAAACACCGCTTCGAGCAGGCCAATCCCGAACTGCTGTTCAGCCAGGACGAAGCTCGCGCCAAAGTCGCCAGCCTCGCGCAAGCCGATACGCAGATGCGGTTGCTCAATCGCGAGCTGCTGGCCAAAGCCATCAACCTTGATCATCTGGGTAATCGCAAACAATGGGAGGATGTTACTCGCCTGACTGGCAAACGCTCACGGCGCCTGCGCGAATTCATCGAACTGGGCAGTCACTTAGGCCTGATGAGCCTACGCCCTGTGTGGTTGATGAACCCGGACGTCGCCAGCCGTGTGCTGCCGCTCAAGGCAGGCCTGTTCGATACTGTCATCTACGACGAAGCCTCACAGATGCCGGTTGAGTTCGCCCTGCCGACCCTGTTCCGCGGCCAGGTCACCGTTGTAAGCGGCGATGAGAAGCAAATGCCGCCTACGGCATTCTTTTCCAGTCGCATCGAAAGCGACGAAGCCGAAGTGTTCGACGGCGACGAACCTGATGAAGACGCCAATGAGGAGCAGCGCGAAGCGTTCGAAGACACGTGGAACCGTCGTGAGATCAAGGACTGCCCCGACCTGCTGCAACTGGCGCGCAACGTCCTCCCCAGCACCACATTGCAGATCCACTACCGTTCCGCTTACCGTGAACTGATCGGCTTTTCCAACGCCTCGTTCTATGGCAATCGCCTGAACGTTCCGGTCCGTCACCCGCAGGCGAGCATCCAGCGCATCAAGCCTTTGGAGCTGATCCAGGTTGGTGGGCTGTATCAGAACCAGAGTAATACCCAGGAAGCCGAACGGGTCGTCGAGTACTTGAACCAATTGTGGCAGACCCCCTATGACCAGCGCCCCTCGGTGGGTGTCGTCACCTTCAACCGCAAACAGGCCGACCTCATCGAGGAGCACTTGGAGCAGCGTGCAGAGCAGGATGAACTGTTCCGCGCCGCCTACGCCCAGGAGCGCGAGCGCAGCGAAGACGGCGAGGATATGTCGGTGTTCGTCAAGAACGTGGAGAACGTGCAGGGGGATGAACGCGACATCATCGTCTTCTCCTCCACCTTCGGTCGAAACAGCCAGGGCACATTCCGCCGTAGCTTCGGCGTACTGGGGCAGACGGGGGGCGAACGACGCCTGAACGTGGCGGTAACCCGCGCCCGGCGCAAGGTGGTGATGATCACGTCGATGCCGATCGCCGATATCTCCGACATGCTCAACACACACCGTGCCCCCAACAGCCCACGGGACTATCTGCAAGGCTATCTGGAATATGCTCGCGCGCTCTCCTCGGGCGAGTTCAGCAACAGCAGCAAGTTGCTGGAACGCCTGCAGACCGACCGCAGCAGTCAGCAACGTGACCAAGGTCAGCAACGCGATGGTTTTGTCAGGCTGGTCGGTGAATACATTCATTCCCTGGGATGGCAGGCTGCTCCCGCAAGTGAGGGCGACGCTTTCGGTCTCGACTTCGCCATCGAGAATCCAGGCACGGGCCTGTACGCAATCGGCATCGAGTGCGATGCGCCTTGCCACAATCTGCTGGAACGTGCCCGCGCCCGGGAAATTTGGCGACCGTCCGTGCTGCACCGCGCCATCCCGCATATCCATCGTGTGTCATCGCAAGCCTGGTATCACAGCGGCGACAGCGAACGCTTACGGCTGCGTGAAGCAATCGAACACGCCATGCAAGTCGAGCAGCCGCTGCAACCCAGCCCTATGTCAGTTGATACGGAAATCTGCCAATGA
- a CDS encoding RES family NAD+ phosphorylase encodes MAKQRTESNEGLAPPATDLAESVTPVPTAALHVTITVLAKGDVLHRVHQEKYQPDQFNPGVHGNARFSPIQDDQGRAIPTLYGGTTVECALMETVFHDVPHTAGFKSFDKGKLVEQMHSAVQVSQPLHLVDLSSVPLRKLGVTRKQLIDTEKDQYPATRKWAEAIHRQYPDVQGLSWVSRQDDSARAVVLFGDRIPGGALNSQGASRSLIEDSTLFGSVLDLADRIGVVIVAGKS; translated from the coding sequence ATGGCTAAACAGCGTACCGAGTCCAACGAGGGTTTGGCGCCACCTGCCACGGATTTGGCGGAGTCCGTCACCCCGGTGCCTACGGCTGCGCTTCACGTGACTATTACGGTGCTTGCCAAGGGCGACGTTCTCCATCGTGTGCATCAGGAAAAATATCAGCCGGATCAATTCAATCCCGGCGTGCATGGCAATGCACGCTTCAGCCCCATTCAGGATGATCAGGGGCGGGCGATTCCTACCTTGTATGGAGGCACGACAGTTGAGTGCGCCTTGATGGAGACCGTCTTTCACGACGTACCCCACACCGCTGGATTCAAGAGTTTCGACAAAGGCAAGCTGGTTGAGCAAATGCATTCAGCTGTCCAGGTTAGCCAGCCACTGCACCTGGTTGATCTGTCCAGTGTCCCCCTGCGTAAATTGGGCGTCACTCGAAAGCAACTGATCGACACTGAGAAAGATCAATACCCCGCAACGCGCAAATGGGCTGAGGCTATTCACCGTCAATACCCGGATGTACAAGGGCTGTCTTGGGTGTCGCGACAGGATGATTCGGCACGCGCGGTGGTGCTGTTCGGTGACCGGATTCCAGGCGGTGCGCTTAATTCGCAAGGGGCGTCGCGCAGCTTGATCGAAGACTCGACTCTGTTTGGCTCGGTGCTTGATCTAGCAGACCGGATTGGGGTCGTCATCGTCGCGGGAAAAAGCTGA